In one Acetobacter sp. genomic region, the following are encoded:
- a CDS encoding acyl-CoA thioesterase: protein MPTDTNPAGDVFGGWLVSQMDLAAGTAAAFRAKGRCVTVAIDSFIFHEPVAVGDEVSIYTKITQTGSTSIIVHVETWRRARNTNERRRVTQGKFTFVALDENRKPRRLPPEAGFDTITD, encoded by the coding sequence ATGCCGACCGACACCAATCCCGCCGGAGACGTTTTTGGAGGCTGGCTTGTCTCCCAGATGGACCTCGCCGCTGGAACCGCTGCGGCTTTTCGTGCCAAAGGCCGTTGCGTCACCGTGGCGATCGACAGCTTCATTTTTCATGAACCGGTCGCCGTCGGCGATGAGGTCAGCATCTACACCAAGATCACCCAGACAGGCTCGACCTCAATTATCGTCCATGTCGAGACTTGGCGCAGAGCCCGCAACACCAACGAACGTCGCAGAGTGACGCAGGGCAAATTCACTTTTGTTGCGCTGGATGAAAACCGCAAGCCTCGTCGCCTGCCACCAGAAGCCGGATTTGATACAATCACGGACTAA